GGGTATATCCGGTAATATAAATGCACAAAACAAAATGTTGGACGAGAAACAAAGAAAGATAATCACCATTTCCGCACTTACCGCTAAAGGTGATTTGGAGAAGTTAAAAACAGAACTGAATGCCGGACTTGATGCCGGACTTACTGTCAACCAGATAAAGGAAGCATTGGTACATCTTTACGCTTATTGCGGATTTCCCCGCAGTATCCGTGGACTGCAAACTTTCATGGAAGTGCTGGACGAGAGGAAAGCCAACGGTATTACCGATGAATTGGGTGCGGATGCCTCTCCCATAAACGATGATGGTAACAAGTATGAAAGGGGTAAGAAGATTTTAGGAGAACTCACCCAAACACCCCAACCCGAAACACTTTCGGGATATTCGGCTTTTGCACCGACCATAGACACTTTCCTGAAAGAACACCTGTTCGCGGATATTTTTGAAAGGGATGTACTTACCTATGCCGAAAGAGAACTGGT
This portion of the Lascolabacillus massiliensis genome encodes:
- a CDS encoding carboxymuconolactone decarboxylase family protein; translated protein: MKKISLYVAIITLLLGISGNINAQNKMLDEKQRKIITISALTAKGDLEKLKTELNAGLDAGLTVNQIKEALVHLYAYCGFPRSIRGLQTFMEVLDERKANGITDELGADASPINDDGNKYERGKKILGELTQTPQPETLSGYSAFAPTIDTFLKEHLFADIFERDVLTYAERELVTVSVISSIGNAEPMLRSHLAICLNVGLTPEQLQQFVDIIKSTIGKKEAKSAQKVLDGVIKTHKSK